In Primulina eburnea isolate SZY01 chromosome 5, ASM2296580v1, whole genome shotgun sequence, a single window of DNA contains:
- the LOC140832649 gene encoding arginine--tRNA ligase, cytoplasmic-like isoform X1, producing the protein MNCSQLGHLFSPLQFNRLSLFPSTSISPARIIRTSRKLCCCSVKAQSLSTMSNHQEIVGSLKQKLEKIFEESLRLTVPEEVDIDPSIAICQKPEFGDYQCNNAMGLWSKVKGKGTQFRGPQPIGQAIRENLPVSEIIDSCTIAGAGFINVVVSRQYIAKCIQKMLVNGIETWAPKLQVKRAVVDFSSPNIAKEMHVGHLRSTIIGDTIARMLEFSNVEVLRRNHVGDWGTQFGMLIEYLFEKFPSGEVSSDQAIGDLEAFYKASKQRFDNDPDFKERAQRAVVSLQTGVQKYRDAWAHICEISRRGYEKVYQRLGVHLEEKGESFYNPYIPRALELLNQKGLIQESEGARVIFIEGKAIPLIVVKRDGGFNYASTDLAALWYRLNEEKADWIIYVTDVGQREHFEMFFTAARRADWLPADVNSYPRASHVGFGLVLGEDGKRFRTRSTETVKLVDLLDEAKSKCKATLTERGKAKEWTEVELDEIAEAVGYGAIKYADLKNNRTTNYTFSFDQMLNDKGNTAVYLLYAHARICSIIRKSGKDMEELKKKGSIDLAHPDERRLGLHLLQFAEHVEESCTNLLPNVLCEYLYNLSEHFTKFYTNCQVVGSAEETSRLLLCEATAMVMRKCFHVLGITPVYKI; encoded by the exons ATGAATTGCTCTCAATTAGGTCATCTTTTCTCCCCACTGCAGTTCAATCGCCTCTCTCTCTTTCCCTCCACTTCCATTTCCCCTGCCC GTATTATTAGAACTTCTCGAAAACTTTGCTGCTGCTCGGTGAAGGCACAGTCTCTATCAACTATGTCAAAT CACCAGGAGATTGTGGGAAGTCTTAAACAAAAACTAGAGAAGATATTTGAAGAGTCATTGAGATTGACTGTCCCTGAGGAGGTGGACATAGATCCCTCTATTGCTATATGCCAAAAACCCGAGTTTGGTGATTATCAATG CAACAACGCCATGGGATTATGGTCAAAAGTTAAAGGCAAGGGTACTCAATTTAGAGGCCCACAACCAATTGGACAG GCCATCAGGGAAAATCTTCCTGTGTCTGAGATTATAGATTCATGCACAATAGCTGGAGCTGGATTCATAAATGTTGTAGTCTCTCGGCAATACATAGCAAAA TGCATTCAAAAGATGCTAGTCAATGGTATAGAAACATGGGCTCCTAAGCTTCAGGTGAAAAGAGCTGTGGTTGATTTCTCCTCACCTAACATAGCAAAAGAAATGCATGTCGGTCACTTACGATCAACAATCATTGGAGATACAATTGCTCGTATGCTGGAATTCTCGAATGTGGAGGTTCTAAGGAGAAACCATGTCGGCGACTGGGGCACACAG TTTGGTATGTTGATCGAGTACCTTTTTGAAAAGTTTCCAAGTGGAGAAGTTTCAAGCGATCAAGCCATTGGAGATCTGGAG GCATTCTACAAGGCCTCAAAGCAGAGATTTGATAATGATCCCGATTTCAAGGAGAGGGCACAAAGGGCGGTGGTCAGTCTCCAG ACTGGAGTGCAGAAGTATAGAGATGCGTGGGCTCACATTTGTGAAATTAGCCGAAGAGGATATGAAAAAGTTTATCAGCGGCTTGGAGTCCATTTGGAGGAAAAG GGTGAAAGTTTTTACAATCCATATATTCCACGGGCTTTAGAGTTGTTGAATCAGAAGGGATTGATTCAGGAAAGTGAAGGTGCTCGTGTTATTTTTATTGAAGGAAAAGCTATACCGCTTATTGTTGTGAAAAGGGATGGTGGCTTCAACTATGCTTCAACTGATCTTGCTGCTTTGTG GTATCGACTGAATGAAGAAAAGGCTGATTGGATTATCTATGTAACTGATGTTGGCCAACGTGAGCACTTTGAAATGTTCTTCACA GCAGCCAGACGGGCTGATTGGCTTCCAGCTGATGTCAACAGTTATCCTAGAGCTAGTCACGTAGGGTTTGGGCTTGTTTTAGGAGAGGATGGAAAACGATTCCGTACTCGAAGTACTGAAACTGTCAAACTAGTTGATTTACTCGATGAAGCCAAAAGTAAATGCAAAGCTACCTTAACTGAAAGAG GTAAGGCGAAAGAGTGGACTGAAGTTGAACTTGATGAAATTGCTGAAGCGGTTGGATATGGGGCTATTAA ATATGCTGACCTGAAGAATAACAGGACGACGAATTATACATTTAGTTTTGATCAAATGCTCAATGACAAG GGGAATACTGCTGTGTATTTACTGTATGCACATGCTCGAATCTGTTCAATTATCAGGAAATCGGGTAAAGACATGGAAGAGTTGAAAAAG AAAGGGTCGATAGACTTAGCTCATCCCGATGAACGCAGGTTGGGACTTCATTTGCTACAGTTTGCGGAG CATGTTGAAGAGTCATGCACTAATCTTTTACCCAATGTGCTGTGTGAATATTTGTACAATTTATCCGAACACTTCACAAAATTCTACACCAACTGCCAG GTTGTTGGCTCGGCAGAGGAGACAAGTAGACTGTTGCTATGTGAGGCGACGGCAATGGTCATGAGAAaatgttttcatgtgcttggaATCACCCCAGTGTACAAAATTTGA
- the LOC140832649 gene encoding arginine--tRNA ligase, chloroplastic/mitochondrial-like isoform X2, translated as MSNHQEIVGSLKQKLEKIFEESLRLTVPEEVDIDPSIAICQKPEFGDYQCNNAMGLWSKVKGKGTQFRGPQPIGQAIRENLPVSEIIDSCTIAGAGFINVVVSRQYIAKCIQKMLVNGIETWAPKLQVKRAVVDFSSPNIAKEMHVGHLRSTIIGDTIARMLEFSNVEVLRRNHVGDWGTQFGMLIEYLFEKFPSGEVSSDQAIGDLEAFYKASKQRFDNDPDFKERAQRAVVSLQTGVQKYRDAWAHICEISRRGYEKVYQRLGVHLEEKGESFYNPYIPRALELLNQKGLIQESEGARVIFIEGKAIPLIVVKRDGGFNYASTDLAALWYRLNEEKADWIIYVTDVGQREHFEMFFTAARRADWLPADVNSYPRASHVGFGLVLGEDGKRFRTRSTETVKLVDLLDEAKSKCKATLTERGKAKEWTEVELDEIAEAVGYGAIKYADLKNNRTTNYTFSFDQMLNDKGNTAVYLLYAHARICSIIRKSGKDMEELKKKGSIDLAHPDERRLGLHLLQFAEHVEESCTNLLPNVLCEYLYNLSEHFTKFYTNCQVVGSAEETSRLLLCEATAMVMRKCFHVLGITPVYKI; from the exons ATGTCAAAT CACCAGGAGATTGTGGGAAGTCTTAAACAAAAACTAGAGAAGATATTTGAAGAGTCATTGAGATTGACTGTCCCTGAGGAGGTGGACATAGATCCCTCTATTGCTATATGCCAAAAACCCGAGTTTGGTGATTATCAATG CAACAACGCCATGGGATTATGGTCAAAAGTTAAAGGCAAGGGTACTCAATTTAGAGGCCCACAACCAATTGGACAG GCCATCAGGGAAAATCTTCCTGTGTCTGAGATTATAGATTCATGCACAATAGCTGGAGCTGGATTCATAAATGTTGTAGTCTCTCGGCAATACATAGCAAAA TGCATTCAAAAGATGCTAGTCAATGGTATAGAAACATGGGCTCCTAAGCTTCAGGTGAAAAGAGCTGTGGTTGATTTCTCCTCACCTAACATAGCAAAAGAAATGCATGTCGGTCACTTACGATCAACAATCATTGGAGATACAATTGCTCGTATGCTGGAATTCTCGAATGTGGAGGTTCTAAGGAGAAACCATGTCGGCGACTGGGGCACACAG TTTGGTATGTTGATCGAGTACCTTTTTGAAAAGTTTCCAAGTGGAGAAGTTTCAAGCGATCAAGCCATTGGAGATCTGGAG GCATTCTACAAGGCCTCAAAGCAGAGATTTGATAATGATCCCGATTTCAAGGAGAGGGCACAAAGGGCGGTGGTCAGTCTCCAG ACTGGAGTGCAGAAGTATAGAGATGCGTGGGCTCACATTTGTGAAATTAGCCGAAGAGGATATGAAAAAGTTTATCAGCGGCTTGGAGTCCATTTGGAGGAAAAG GGTGAAAGTTTTTACAATCCATATATTCCACGGGCTTTAGAGTTGTTGAATCAGAAGGGATTGATTCAGGAAAGTGAAGGTGCTCGTGTTATTTTTATTGAAGGAAAAGCTATACCGCTTATTGTTGTGAAAAGGGATGGTGGCTTCAACTATGCTTCAACTGATCTTGCTGCTTTGTG GTATCGACTGAATGAAGAAAAGGCTGATTGGATTATCTATGTAACTGATGTTGGCCAACGTGAGCACTTTGAAATGTTCTTCACA GCAGCCAGACGGGCTGATTGGCTTCCAGCTGATGTCAACAGTTATCCTAGAGCTAGTCACGTAGGGTTTGGGCTTGTTTTAGGAGAGGATGGAAAACGATTCCGTACTCGAAGTACTGAAACTGTCAAACTAGTTGATTTACTCGATGAAGCCAAAAGTAAATGCAAAGCTACCTTAACTGAAAGAG GTAAGGCGAAAGAGTGGACTGAAGTTGAACTTGATGAAATTGCTGAAGCGGTTGGATATGGGGCTATTAA ATATGCTGACCTGAAGAATAACAGGACGACGAATTATACATTTAGTTTTGATCAAATGCTCAATGACAAG GGGAATACTGCTGTGTATTTACTGTATGCACATGCTCGAATCTGTTCAATTATCAGGAAATCGGGTAAAGACATGGAAGAGTTGAAAAAG AAAGGGTCGATAGACTTAGCTCATCCCGATGAACGCAGGTTGGGACTTCATTTGCTACAGTTTGCGGAG CATGTTGAAGAGTCATGCACTAATCTTTTACCCAATGTGCTGTGTGAATATTTGTACAATTTATCCGAACACTTCACAAAATTCTACACCAACTGCCAG GTTGTTGGCTCGGCAGAGGAGACAAGTAGACTGTTGCTATGTGAGGCGACGGCAATGGTCATGAGAAaatgttttcatgtgcttggaATCACCCCAGTGTACAAAATTTGA
- the LOC140832650 gene encoding tubulin beta-1 chain: MREILHIQGGQCGNQIGSKFWEVICDEHGVDPTGKFSGDGSSDTQLERINVYFNEASGGRYVPRAVLMDLEPGTMDAIRSGTYGQVFRPDNFVFGQSGAGNNWAKGHYTEGAELIDSVLDVVRKEAENCDCLQGFQVCHSLGGGTGSGMGTLLISKIREEYPDRMMLTFSVFPSPKVSDTVVEPYNATLSVHQLVENADECMVLDNEALYDICFRTLKLSTPSFGDLNHLISATMSGVTCCLRFPGQLNSDLRKLAVNLIPFPRLHFFMVGFAPLTSRGSQQYISLTVPELTQQMWDAKNMMCAADPRHGRYLTASAMFRGKMSTKEVDEQMLNVQNKNSSYFVEWIPNNVKSSVCDIPPRGLKMASTFIGNSTSIQEMFRRVSEQFTAMFRRKAFLHWYTGEGMDEMEFTEAESNMNDLVAEYQQYQDATADDDEEYEHEGGEEVYEG, from the exons ATGAGGGAAATCTTACACATTCAGGGAGGGCAATGCGGAAACCAGATCGGATCCAAATTCTGGGAAGTGATTTGCGATGAGCACGGTGTGGATCCGACAGGGAAATTCAGCGGAGACGGATCGTCTGACACTCAGTTGGAACGGATCAATGTCTATTTCAACGAAGCGTCGGGTGGGAGGTACGTGCCTCGTGCGGTGCTCATGGATCTCGAGCCTGGGACAATGGATGCTATTAGATCCGGCACGTATGGACAGGTCTTCCGCCCCGATAACTTTGTGTTTGGACAGTCTGGTGCCGGGAATAATTGGGCTAAGGGACATTATACCGAGGGAGCGGAGTTGATTGATTCGGTGCTTGATGTTGTTAGGAAAGAGGCTGAAAATTGTGATTGCTTGCAAG GGTTCCAGGTTTGCCATTCACTGGGAGGCGGCACAGGATCTGGCATGGGTACCCTCTTGATTTCGAAGATTAGAGAGGAATATCCAGACAGGATGATGCTTACATTTTCTGTTTTCCCTTCACCAAAAGTCTCCGACACTGTTGTAGAACCATATAATGCTACACTTTCTGTGCACCAATTGGTGGAGAACGCAGATGAATGCATGGTACTTGACAATGAAGCGCTCTATGACATATGTTTCAGGACGTTGAAGCTCAGCACTCCTAGCT TTGGAGACTTGAACCACTTGATCTCTGCAACTATGAGTGGAGTAACCTGTTGTTTAAGGTTCCCTGGTCAGCTCAATTCCGATCTCAGAAAACTGGCAGTGAACTTGATACCTTTCCCACGACTTCATTTCTTCATGGTGGGATTCGCCCCACTCACCTCTCGTGGATCCCAGCAATACATCTCTCTCACCGTTCCCGAGCTAACTCAACAAATGTGGGATGCCAAGAACATGATGTGTGCTGCTGATCCTCGTCATGGTCGCTATCTGACCGCCTCTGCCATGTTCCGTGGGAAAATGAGCACCAAAGAGGTGGATGAACAGATGCTTAATGTGCAGAACAAGAACTCATCATACTTTGTTGAGTGGATCCCAAATAATGTGAAATCTAGTGTGTGTGACATCCCACCTCGAGGTCTGAAAATGGCATCCACTTTCATTGGAAATTCGACATCAATTCAAGAAATGTTTAGGAGAGTGAGTGAACAGTTCACTGCCATGTTCCGTCGGAAGGCTTTCTTGCACTGGTACACGGGGGAAGGCATGGACGAAATGGAGTTCACTGAAGCTGAGAGTAATATGAATGATCTGGTGGCTGAGTACCAGCAATATCAAGATGCTACTGCAGATGACGATGAAGAGTATGAACACGAGGGTGGTGAAGAGGTTTACGAAGGTTAA
- the LOC140832651 gene encoding uncharacterized protein gives MNSAEEREADDMKMKRFETTSDSSLFASATQEELLVSQILLELENLIPLPIFTWGFRKRRSCLDAAPSAPPLSVQIAEEDIDEVRRPLVDEEETSTAAAAAATSSPDTPLSFSPSESDGKFKRSSKKISKKRSRAEFNDEIEELTKSGDILRLKVENVRKKYNKLKTENSDLKAMKQEALETRQRKEEPERYMGRFLNLGMDFIQHDETIMLPHRQPFVADQTAHKLYLPFGPNRTQVYPPNNGLESVNRMGPSGIPDLNLTAEEAFGVDSTQPLDENQEIADKRARFAEARRMRKGIIKIKSMRSACGIKTPRT, from the exons ATGAATTCGGCGGAAGAAAGAGAAGCGGACGATATGAAGATGAAACGGTTCGAAACAACGAGTGATAGCTCTCTGTTTGCTTCCGCTACACAGGAAGAATTGCTCGTCTCTCAGATTCTGCTGGAACTTGAAAATCTAATCCCGCTCCCGATATTCACCTGGGGTTTCAGAAAGAGGAGATCTTGCCTGGATGCGGCTCCGTCTGCGCCACCACTCTCGGTTCAGATTGCAGAAGAAGATATTGATGAAGTTAGAAGACCACTGGTTGACGAGGAGGAGACATccaccgccgccgccgccgccgccactTCCAGTCCCGACACGCCACTGTCTTTCTCGCCTAGTGAGTCTGATGGAAAGTTCAAGCGTTCTTCGAAGAAGATTTCAAAGAAAAGG TCGAGGGCGGAGTTCAACGATGAGATTGAAGAATTAACCAAGTCTGGAGATATACTCAGATTG AAGGTGGAAAATGTGAGGAAAAAATACAACAAGTTGAAGACCGAAAATTCAGACTTAAAAGCCATGAAACAAGAG GCACTAGAAACTCGCCAAAGAAAAGAAGAGCCTGAAAGGTACATGGGCAGATTTCTGAATCTTGGAATGGATTTTATCCAGCATGATGAAACTATCATGTTGCCTCATCGGCAGCCGTTCGTTGCTGATCAGACGGCTCATAAACTTTATCTTCCATTTGGGCCCAATAGAACCCAAGTGTACCCACCTAATAATGGGCTTGAGTCGGTCAACCGTATGGGCCCATCTGGAATTCCTGATCTGAACCTTACTGCTGAAGAGGCTTTTGGGGTGGACTCAACTCAGCCGTTGGATGAGAATCAAGAAATAGCTGATAAGCGGGCAAGATTTGCTGAAGCTAGGAGGATGAGGAAGGGAATAATCAAGATTAAGTCCATGAGGAGCGCTTGTGGTATAAAAACACCAAGAACATGA
- the LOC140831666 gene encoding uncharacterized protein, translating into MLFVYDYWWVLDGWRDKEEKEERRGGEEEEEEGHTDNDAKKREKKVIDLPGQKRDPLEERDPFRIFYETLYKQVPTSDMASTWMMESGFTSKGGGKEVFREKTETGTATKAWYPNKICCAQEESRICYSCE; encoded by the exons ATGCTTTTTGTTTATGATTATTGGTGGGTTTTGGATGGATGGAGAgataaagaagaaaaagaagaaagaagaggtggagaagaagaagaagaagaaggtcATACTGATAATGATGCTAAGAAAAGGGAAAAGAAAGTAATTGATTTACCAGGTCAAAAGAGGGACCCGCTTGAGGAA AGAGACCCGTTTAGGATTTTTTATGAGACTTTGTATAAGCAAGTGCCCACCAGTGATATGGCTTCAACATG GATGATGGAGTCTGGTTTTACTTCCAAAGGAGGAGGCAAAGAAGTTTTCCGAGAAAAAACAGAAACGGGCACAGCAACAAAAGCTTGGTACCCCAACAAAATCTGTTGTGCTCAAGAAGAAAGCAGAATCTGTTACAGTTGTGAATAA
- the LOC140831667 gene encoding naringenin,2-oxoglutarate 3-dioxygenase-like isoform X2, translated as MGKTLTEQTQEESLHPKFIRDEDERPKVAYNDFSIDIPVISLVGIAESGDLREEVCRKIVVACEDWGIFQVIDHGIDVKLITEMTRLAREFFDLPPEEKLRYDMSGGKKGGFIVSSHLQGEMVQDWREIVTYFSYPIKDRDYSRWPDKPEGWRSVTETYSEQLMNLACNLLEVLSEAMGLDKDALTKACVEMDQKVVVNFYPKCPQPDLTLGLKRHTDPGTITLLLQDQVGGLQATRDGGDTWITVQPVEGAFVVNLGDHGHYLSNGRFKNADHQAVVNSNFSRLSIATFQNPAPDATVYPLKIRDGDKPILNEPITFSEMYKTKMGSDLERARLKKLAKDIQNTQEPAEDQVKNNTKLHVTVQTSKGIEEILARPHDIFN; from the exons ATGGGGAAAACACTAACAGAACAAACACAAGAGGAATCCCTCCACCCGAAATTCATCAGGGACGAAGACGAGAGGCCGAAGGTTGCGTATAACGATTTTAGCATCGATATTCCGGTGATATCCCTAGTGGGGATCGCTGAATCCGGAGACCTCAGGGAGGAAGTGTGCCGGAAAATAGTCGTAGCTTGTGAAGACTGGGGGATATTTCAGGTGATCGATCATGGAATCGATGTAAAACTCATAACAGAAATGACACGTTTGGCTCGCGAGTTTTTCGACTTGCCGCCGGAGGAGAAGCTTCGTTATGATATGAGTGGTGGCAAGAAAGGTGGTTTTATTGTCTCCAGCCATTTGCAG GGTGAAATGGTGCAAGACTGGAGAGAAATTGTGACATATTTTTCGTACCCGATCAAGGACCGAGACTACTCGAGATGGCCCGACAAGCCCGAGGGATGGCGGTCCGTGACGGAGACCTACAGCGAGCAGCTGATGAATCTTGCTTGCAATTTGTTGGAGGTTTTATCTGAGGCCATGGGACTTGACAAGGATGCATTAACTAAAGCCTGTGTTGAGATGGATCAAAAGGTGGTGGTGAACTTCTACCCGAAATGCCCTCAACCGGACCTCACACTCGGGCTGAAACGGCACACGGATCCGGGTACGATCACTTTGCTGCTCCAGGACCAGGTCGGAGGTCTGCAGGCGACCCGAGATGGTGGCGATACTTGGATCACTGTTCAGCCCGTTGAAGGGGCTTTTGTTGTAAACCTTGGGGACCATGGTCAT TATCTAAGTAATGGGAGATTCAAGAATGCGGATCACCAAGCAGTAGTGAACTCAAACTTCAGCAGATTATCGATAGCAACGTTTCAGAATCCAGCACCAGACGCCACTGTTTACCCTTTAAAGATTAGAGATGGGGACAAACCGATACTCAATGAACCGATAACATTTTCCGAGATGTACAAGACGAAGATGGGCAGTGATCTCGAGCGTGCAAGGCTCAAGAAATTGGCTAAGGATATCCAAAACACGCAAGAACCAGCAGAGGATCAGGTGAAGAACAATACCAAGCTTCATGTTACTGTCCAAACATCCAAAGGCATAGAAGAAATTCTTGCTCGACCACACGATATATTTAATTGA
- the LOC140831667 gene encoding naringenin,2-oxoglutarate 3-dioxygenase-like isoform X1, whose amino-acid sequence MGKTLTEQTQEESLHPKFIRDEDERPKVAYNDFSIDIPVISLVGIAESGDLREEVCRKIVVACEDWGIFQVIDHGIDVKLITEMTRLAREFFDLPPEEKLRYDMSGGKKGGFIVSSHLQGEMVQDWREIVTYFSYPIKDRDYSRWPDKPEGWRSVTETYSEQLMNLACNLLEVLSEAMGLDKDALTKACVEMDQKVVVNFYPKCPQPDLTLGLKRHTDPGTITLLLQDQVGGLQATRDGGDTWITVQPVEGAFVVNLGDHGHQYLSNGRFKNADHQAVVNSNFSRLSIATFQNPAPDATVYPLKIRDGDKPILNEPITFSEMYKTKMGSDLERARLKKLAKDIQNTQEPAEDQVKNNTKLHVTVQTSKGIEEILARPHDIFN is encoded by the exons ATGGGGAAAACACTAACAGAACAAACACAAGAGGAATCCCTCCACCCGAAATTCATCAGGGACGAAGACGAGAGGCCGAAGGTTGCGTATAACGATTTTAGCATCGATATTCCGGTGATATCCCTAGTGGGGATCGCTGAATCCGGAGACCTCAGGGAGGAAGTGTGCCGGAAAATAGTCGTAGCTTGTGAAGACTGGGGGATATTTCAGGTGATCGATCATGGAATCGATGTAAAACTCATAACAGAAATGACACGTTTGGCTCGCGAGTTTTTCGACTTGCCGCCGGAGGAGAAGCTTCGTTATGATATGAGTGGTGGCAAGAAAGGTGGTTTTATTGTCTCCAGCCATTTGCAG GGTGAAATGGTGCAAGACTGGAGAGAAATTGTGACATATTTTTCGTACCCGATCAAGGACCGAGACTACTCGAGATGGCCCGACAAGCCCGAGGGATGGCGGTCCGTGACGGAGACCTACAGCGAGCAGCTGATGAATCTTGCTTGCAATTTGTTGGAGGTTTTATCTGAGGCCATGGGACTTGACAAGGATGCATTAACTAAAGCCTGTGTTGAGATGGATCAAAAGGTGGTGGTGAACTTCTACCCGAAATGCCCTCAACCGGACCTCACACTCGGGCTGAAACGGCACACGGATCCGGGTACGATCACTTTGCTGCTCCAGGACCAGGTCGGAGGTCTGCAGGCGACCCGAGATGGTGGCGATACTTGGATCACTGTTCAGCCCGTTGAAGGGGCTTTTGTTGTAAACCTTGGGGACCATGGTCAT CAGTATCTAAGTAATGGGAGATTCAAGAATGCGGATCACCAAGCAGTAGTGAACTCAAACTTCAGCAGATTATCGATAGCAACGTTTCAGAATCCAGCACCAGACGCCACTGTTTACCCTTTAAAGATTAGAGATGGGGACAAACCGATACTCAATGAACCGATAACATTTTCCGAGATGTACAAGACGAAGATGGGCAGTGATCTCGAGCGTGCAAGGCTCAAGAAATTGGCTAAGGATATCCAAAACACGCAAGAACCAGCAGAGGATCAGGTGAAGAACAATACCAAGCTTCATGTTACTGTCCAAACATCCAAAGGCATAGAAGAAATTCTTGCTCGACCACACGATATATTTAATTGA